ATGCCGGCCGAGCTTCTCGGCAATACTCTCAACGCTCAGGCCAGTCATTCGCCACCGGGCGATCTTGCGTCGTTCATCCAGATCAATATGGGAGTAGGTCCGTTTCATTGCATCTTCCTTGCGAGTGATAACCCATTGGTATCATTCGCAAGTCGCACTTCATCCTTGAACCCACCGCGGCTACATCGGCTGTGGCGTAATCGATCTTATGGAACTAGAAAGTCTCCAGCAGACACCGCTGTATAATTCTTTGAAAAATATGCGGCAATATCAATGGCTTTTGGTGCTTTCCCACATCAACGTGCGAGCGTCAGCCAATCGCCGATCGTTGTCCCGGAACGTCGCATGGAACGTGTTGCGGGCATGGCGGGGCGTTCAGTTGCTATTGTCTTTCGGACCTCACGCGGGCTGAGTCCGAATTCGTGGCTGAACGCGCGCGTGAAATTGGCTGCAACGTCGAAGCCGGCGGCCTCGGCAATCTCCGAGATCGGCCGGTTGTCGGTCGGGTTGGTAAGATCCGCATATGCCTGCAGCAATCGATGTTTGCGAATGTAATTGAAGACGCCCCCGCTCGTTTCGAACAATTGGTAGAGTCGCGTCCGCGAGATGCCCAGCGCACGGCACATGACGTCAGGCGTCAGGCTATCTGAATGAAGATTGAGGTGAATATAGCGATGCGCCCGCTCCATAAGCCCCATATTGGTCTGTTCCTGACCGCGATCCAAACTTGTCGACGATGCGGCGCATGCAACGACCATATCGCCGATCGTCCGTATGACCCGCGACACCTCCTCCACCGTCAAATTGCCCAGGTTCGCTTCCAGTCCGTTGATATAGCTGACGAGCAATTCAGCCAGGCTACCGGAGAGGGCGATGTTGTTGGCGCTCTGCAGAAGACTCGCATCACGGGTCAACAGTTCATAGGGTAAGAAGACGAGCACAGCGACGGTATCGGTCATCCGCCCGCGGTAAGGATAACCAAGGGACCTGAAAAATAACTCACCCGGGCCGGTCTCCGTTACATGCCGATTGGCCTCGGTCCAGGCCCGGCCGCTGCGCAGTACGCCGACGTTCCAATGATCGATCGGGCTCGACCGCAGCATGGCCTGGTCGCGAATATAGCTGCATGCCTGCGCGCGCTGCTGAACGATCAGAATATCGCCGAGATGCCAACCGGTCTGCTCCGCAAGGAACCCGTCGCCCTCTGATTTTCCATCCGGCAGATGAACATCCACAAGCGGCGCCATATGTGATCGCCAGGACTGGAACTGTTCTCTCAGTGGCAGGTCATGTGTCGAAAATCGCAAGGGCACCAGCGCCGGTGGAGCGTCCACCCGATGTTCTTTCTGGGGGGACGGTTCGCGCGGCCAGCGCCGCCGCTCCAGGTGGGCCGGCCATCCCTTTCCAGCAGCGGGGTCATCTCCAGACTCCGTAACCATCCAATTCCTCCAGCGCGTAAGCCGATTCGGGCTTTTGAAACTGAAGCATAAAATCCGTTTTCGCGGACTGAAACGTCCGCGCAACCCCATCCGATAGAACCGAATCGACTGAAGCTCTACGTGTATAATCTACTTATCATATTCTCCTGCGAGCAGAAATGGACGGACCGATAATTTTCAGGATGCGGCGATAACGACAATAGCGTCCTGTTCCTGTATTTAAATGAGCAAGGGTTAGTTCCGAAGGACGTTCTGAAAGCCCAAATACTCACTTGCCAGTGCAATGCAGTTTCAAAGCACTCTCAACGTGAAACGACACTAATTCACAACAAAATATGCAAGCAGAGGAGGATAGGTCGTGAACTATCGGGGCAATATTCGTGCGCGCTTTGCGCGAGCATCGGCTTACGACAGGAATTCTTCTCTCATAACCCTCTGGCGCCAGGAAATTCCTATCGCCAATCGTGCGGGCTCCCTCTGCTCACCTACGTGCGAGACGCTCCTGAGGCCGAACATCGGCAAATAAGGACGCGAAGGGGTTGCGCGCAGGCCGAGGCCGTCTGTGTCGATGCGTAACGAGGCCGAGGCTTGCACGCAACCCTTACCATATCCACCCATTGGCGAATTTTGTGACGCTGCCATTTCTATGGCAGAACGGAGGCTAAGATGACTACTGCATGTGATGAGAAACAAATCGAATTGAAGCCGATTTCGAGCTGCAGACGAGAGGTCGAAGTCGCGATGGTGGAAATGCTCGTCGGCTTGCAGAAACGTGGATGGTCGGCTGCGGAATTGGCATTGGAGCTCGCAGATGCCTCCGAAGATCTCGTCATGCTGATCGCGACCAAAAAGCTTCGACCGCATTAGAACAGGATGATTTTAGGCCGACCAAGCCTAAAATCTGAATCCTGTTCTCAATGAAAGAGCGAGAGCATGATGTCATGAGAAAACCGCTCACGCTTTTCGGCATCATGCTCTGGAAAAAGATCGCGTGGAATTATGCTGCCTAGATGAGATGGCGGCGTTACCAGGCGCGGTGCAGCGATTTCCATCACCCCACCACGTCAGTCGGTGCGCCGGAGATGGCTTGACCATACGCCTGCACCATCGATACGGCCACGCCTCCGTCGGCGGCATTTCATCCAGAGCCGAATTGTTTTCTGTCGCAGGTGCGACCATCACTTGTCTATAAATTTCCATGCGCTAAAGTATGCAAGAATTAGTTGCATCCGTTTGCGTCTGCTCGGCAGAGACGGATGGCTGCGGAAGCGATACCTTCGGATGCCGACATGATCTGGAACCATCGCATCACACGCATCGTTGTCGGGTTGCTGTTGCTGGCAGTCGTGACTGTCGTCTCATTGCCGACGATTACCGGCTTTACGAGCCTTGATGGCACGGTCAATGCGCGGTTTGCGGTCGTTAATGCTCCAATCGACGGCACGATTGCGGAAGACCCGCTCAAGGTCGGCAGTCCGGTCAAAGCGGGACAATCCCTCGCAGAAATCAGAAATACGCGCGTCAATCGCGCGATCCTCGCTTCCCTCGAGGCAGATCGCAACACGGCGCTCGACCGCGTCGTGGCACTTAAAAAGGAACGGGAGGAACTCTCCGCGCTTCGCGAGGAATTGTCTGCCAGATTGGAAGTCTACAAGCAGACCACCATTGCCAATCTCGAACGCGAAGTCGAAATCCTGCGGAAAAAAGTCGAAGTGTCGCAAGCTCAGGATCTGGTCGCGCAGGTCGACCTGAACCGCCGGATGGAGCTCGAGTCGAAAGGTATTCTTACACAGAAGCTGGTAGAGGCCGCGCGCGCCGCTGGAGCCGCGACCGACGGTGAGGTCAAAATCAGCAATATGACTGTCGATCAATTGCAACAAAGGCTCGATGCGGTCCGCAAGGGTATCTTTGTCTTCGGCGACGGACAGAATGACGTGCCCTATTCGCGACAGCGCGAGGACGAGGTCCTCGTTCGCATCAACGACTTGAACTCGCGCATAGCGGAAAATGAGACACGAGCCACGGAAGTTCAAAAGCAGCTGGTCAAAGAGGCAGACCGCATCAGCAGTCTTGAATCCGCAACCGCGGTAGCGCCCTTCGACGGCGTTGTCTGGACGAGGAGTATCGTCAGCGGTTCCAACGTTGTGCTGAACGACGAGCTGATGCGCCTCCTCGACTGTCGAGAGTTGTTTGTGGATATCCTTGTTCCCGAGGTCAATTATGACGAGATCTATCCGGGACTTGTCGCGCAGGTGCGCTTGTTCGGCCGCAGCGATGTCTTCAAGGGCACGGTCGTTTCTGTCAGAGGCAGTTCGGCTTTGGTCGAGACCGATTCCTTTGCCGCCAGTCTGCCGCCGTCGACCCAGCGCAATGCCCGCATTCGGGTTCGCCTTGATCCATCCTTCATGAACGACGACTTCGCGAACTCCTGCCAAGTGGGGCGCACAGTGCAGGTACGGTTTTCCAAGCACGGCATCGACGTGTCCAACTGGGTCAAAAGCCTGTGGTTCAGTATCTTGTAGCGCTGGTTCCGACCCTTTTCGTTTTGGCCTTCTTTTTCCTGGGGCCGTTCAATTGGTCGCGCCAACACACCTGGACACGGGCGGTAACCTGCGCGTTTGTGGCAGTAGTCGCATTGCGATATATGTTCTGGCGCTTGACGGAGACGGTGCTTCCCTATCCCAACGACGGCGCGAGTTTCTACTGGGTCTGGATCCTCTTCATCGTCGAGATACTGGCGTGCGTCGAAGTCATCCTTTTTCTGGTATTGATGAGCCGCTACGTCGACAGGAGCGCAGAAGCGGACAGGCTGGCTCGGGTTTTCTTTGCGCGAGAGCAGCATGAGCTGCCGACTGTCGATGTTTTCATTCCAACCTATAACGAGCCGCTCGATGTGCTCGAGCGAACCATCATCGGCGCCCGCTCGCTGGATTATCCCCCCCACAAACTGAATGTGTATGTGCTTGACGATCAGCGCCGGGATTGGCTGAGGGCCTATTGCGAAGAGAAGAACGTCATCCACGTCACGCGCGCCGACAACAAGCACGCCAAGGCGGGCAATATGAACAATGGGCTGAAGGTCAGCTCGGGCGAGTTTATTGCGGTCTTCGACGCCGATTTTGTTCCCTATCGACATTTCCTTCGCCGGACGTTGCCCTTCTTTTCCGACGACAGCATCGGCATCGTCCAGACACCTCAACATTTCTTCAATGTCGATCCGGTGCAATCAAATCTGGGCCTGGAGAATATCTGGCCGGACGAGCAGCGCTTGTTCTTCGACGAGATCGCGCCCAGTCGAGACGCCTGGGACGTCAGTTTCTGCTGCGGATCATGCTCGATTGCCCGCCGCAAGTCCATCGACGCAATAGGCGGTTTTCCCACGGAGTCGATTACAGAAGACCTGCTGACAACTCTTTCGATGCTCAACAAAGGCTACAAGACCCGCTACCTGAACGAGCGGCTATCGATGGGACTGGCCGCCGAAAACCTGACCGGTTATTTTGTGCAGCGCGAACGGTGGTGCCAGGGAGGTATTCAAACCCTTTACCTGTATAATGGCCCGCTGCGCGGCCCCGGATTGACGCTCTTTCAACGGATCATGTTCCTGCCAGCGTCCTGGCTGGTGCAGTATCTGGTCCGCTTCATGATATTGCTCGTCCCCATCGTCTATCTCTGGTTCGGCCTACTGCCGCTCTATTTCACTGATGTAGCCGATTACGTGTCTCATCAGGTGCCGCTGCTGGCGGCGTATTTCCTGCTTATGCTATGGATCACGCCGACGCGCTATCTGCCTGTAGTTTCCAGCGCCGTCGGGACCTTTGCGACATTCCGCATGTTGCCGACAGTGGTCTCCAGCCTCGTGAGACCGTTTGGCAAGCCGTTCAAGGTGACGCCAAAGGGCAGTGGAAACGAGTTAAACCAGTTCGACCGCTACAGCCTCGCCTGGATCGCAAGCATGATCATGATCACGGTCCTTGGTCTGCTGGTGAACCTCGTCCCGGAAACCTCGCATGTACAAGGCCTGTTTTCGCCGGTTGCGGCCTGGTGGTCAGGTATCAATATCGTCGTCCTGCTCATCGCATCACTCATCTGCTTTGAGAAACCGCGGCGCCTGTTTCATGCGTTCAAGCTCGATGAGCCCGCTGTTGTAAACGATGTCCCCGGCCAAGTCGTCAGTTTGGCATTGGATAAGGCGGTCGTCGCTGTCCCCAACATGGCACGATTTCAATCCAAATCGGTCATGCTGAAACTCGCCGGCTTCGCCCCCTTCGAAGCGGAGCTCGGACAGGTCACTCAACGACGAAGGAGTATTAGTCGCGGCGGCGACAACGAAGACTATTACCTGCACCTGTATTTCGAGCTCAGCGGCTCTGCTCGCGACAGCATGATTGTAAAACTCTACACCGGTCAATATTCGCGGGACATTCGCGACATCGACAAGGTTGCCGTCTCTCTCAATCTGTTGTTGCGGTCTTTCGGGCGAACACGCACGTTGTAGCACTGCACCACGATCTTAAGGTTCCTGCCACCCGATCTCTCGGATTTGCCGAAGCGTCGATTTGTTCTCGAAAGAATCGGCTAGACCGTTGGTCCGAGGATGGAAAGTGCGTCCTGCAGTCTGAGCGCCGCCAGCGCTTCCATTGCCTCGTCCGGAGACCATCCTGCTTCCAGCGCTGCGGAGAGAACGAGCGACTCCGTTTGAAGCTCAAGCTTTTCGTAAAGCGGCTCGATGGCTTCGCGGGCGGTGACGACATGCTGATCGGGCGGCGTGATGGGTGTCGCAGCAACCGTGGGCATAGTGCTCCTCCTTTTGAACGCTAAGGTTCGAAACCCAAGTGCAGGCATCATGGTTCCGTTCACATCGCATTTTTTGCCTTATCACGGCTGACGCAAACTGTTCCGAAACTCTGGACGGTCGAAACTTCGCCGGCGTCTTTGGGGTCGAGCGAAAAATCTTCGCTCAATGCAAACGAAAAGAGAGGCTACCGCACAATTGCCAAAAGCGGAAGCGACTTGCGACAATCACTGTTGCGCATGGATCGCAGATGTTGAAGAAGCATGCCGTCACAACTGTCGCGACACATCGGTTGCGGCGTCCCGCATGACGCCGAGCGCCGACAACAGGCAGATGGGCGACCGTCATTATCTTGCTGAAAATGCCGATGATTGGCCTTAGTGGCAATAATATCCGTCGCAAAGCGATTCTTTAACGGGATCTCCAATGACCATCGAAAGAGCACGAAATCCGCATCCGATCTACTTTGCCGGAGCTTTTGCCACGGGTGGGCTCCTGACGTTCATGGTGCACCTCAACGGGGAGCTGGCGCGTTATGGAAATCCCCTCTTCTCGTCATGGACCGCCCACGGCACAGGCATCATCGCAGCCATCATTCTTCTCCTGCTGATCCGCCGGCGCGGCACGCCAAAGCTGGGGAAGGCCTCCAGCGCGCCCTTGTGGGCCTATTTCGGCGGAATATCCGGCGCGGCAACGGTCATTCTGACCTCGACTGCGGTCAATTCACCACTCGGGCTCTCCGGCACTTTGGCCTTGGGGTTGGGTGGCCAGGTCGCTTTCAGCGTTGCGGCCGACAGTTGGGGACTGTTCGGCCTGCAGAAGCGGCGTCCCGACACACGAGATGTCGTGGCGCTGGGCTTGGTCATCATGGGGGCCGCGCTCATCATCCTGTTCGGGCGAGGTGCGGCATGACGGTCTTCGTTCTCCTCGCTTGCCTGGGCGGCATGCTCGTCGGTCTCAGCCGTCAGCTCAATGGACGGTTGAGCATCTCCACGACGCCGCTGATCGCATCTTTCTGGAACCACGCCGTCGGTTTTGTCGTCCTTACCTGCCTCGGTCTTTTCGTCGGAGGCCTGCTTCCTGCCGGCGCAGCCGAGGCGCCCTGGTATATCTATTTGGGTGGTCCCATCGGCGTTATCTTCGTGGCAGCCGGCAGCTGGGCGATTGCGCGAATAGGCGCGGTCAATTCGGCTCTGCTGATCATCGGCGGGCAGATGGTAACGGGGGTGGCGTTCGACTATGCGCGCGCCGTCCCAGCATCGTTCTCGGCGAACGCGGCCGGCATTGTTCTGATCGTCGGCGGCATGATCGTCAGTCGGGGAAGACGCAAAGTCGACGGTTCGCAATAGCTGCGCCACGCTACCGGGCGGCGGGAGCGCCTTCCCATCGTGTGATCTTCAGCCACGGTCGTCTCAGGCGAGGTATTTCTTAAACCAGTCCACCGTTCGCTGCCAGGCGAGCTTGGCGGCCGCTTCGTCATAGCGCGGCGTGGAATCGTTGTGGAAGCCGTGATTGACGTCGGGGTAGATATAGGCCTCGTAGGTTTTCCCGGACGCTTTCAGCGCGGCCTCATAGGCAGGCCAGCCTTCGTTGATCCCCTTGTCCAACCCGGCATAATGGAGGAGAAGCGGTGCTTTGATCTTGGGCACATCCTCGGTGCGCGGCTGCCTGCCGTAGAAAGGCACGGCGGCGGCAAGCTCGGGATAGGCGACCGCAGCGGCATTGGCGACGCCGCCGCCGTAGCAGAAGCCGGTGATGCCGACCTTGCCGGTGGTGAGGTCGCTGTACATCAGGAACTCGACCGCAGCGAAGAAGTCGTTCATCAGCTTTTCCGGGTCGACCTTCTGCTGGAGTTCCCGCCCCTTTTCGTCATTGCCGGGATAGCCTCCGACCGAGGTGAGCCCGTCGGGCGCAAGCGCAATGAAGCCCGCCTTTGCCACGCGCCGCGCCACATCCTCGATATAGGGGTTCAGGCCTCTGTTCTCGTGCACGACCACCACGGCGGCGACCTTGCCGGCAGCTTTCGCGGGGCGGACGAGATAGCCGCGCACATCTCCATTTCCTTTCGGCGAGGGATAGGTGATGTACTCGGCTGATATATCGGGATCGGTGAATTCCACCTGGGTCGCGAGCGCATAGTCGGGGCTGAGAGACGCAAGAATGGCGGCTGCCGTCACCCCGCCGACCGCAAATTTGCCGGCCCGGTCGAGAAATTCGCGCTTGGTGATTTTTCCGTGCGCGTAATAGTCGTAGAGTTCGAGAAGTTCTTGAGGGAAATCCTTGGCTGTCATACGGGTCATGATGGCTCCTCCCTTGCCTCGGGTTCTCACGCCATCCTACACACGTAAGCTCGCGACTCTTGTCAACATTTCGCGAGTTCTGCGTGAGCCTGCCGGCGCAATCATAGCTTGCGGCGAAGACGCCGGCATCCGCCGATCCCTGGCGTCGACGCCCGCCCTTTTCGATTTGCCGACGCAATTTGCCGTTCGAGACGCGGAATCGGCAGCCGCCTACCGATCTATGAAAATTAATTTCATACTCATGCTTTGAGGCCCGTTTTCTATTGACGCCCTTCGTTTTTTGTCCCAACTTAAAGAAAATAAATTACCTAAATGGGAACCTGATCGGCATGAAAGTGGGAATCATAGGGCTAGGATTCCGGCTCGGTTATCTCGGCTACGTCTTCAAGGCGATCGACAGCAGCTTCGACATCGTAGGCTATGTGGACCCGGATCCCGCCGGGCTTCCCGGATTGACGGAAAAGGGAATTTCGGTCGGCAAGGCCTATGGTTCGCCGGAAGAGCTTCTTGCCTCCGAGAAGCTCGATCTCCTGATGATCGGCTCTCCCAATCATATGCATCTCGACCATATCAGATTGGGCCTTCAGGCCGGTCTCAAGGTCTTCTGCGAAAAGCCGATTGTCACGACAATCGCCGAGAGCATCGAGCTTGCCCATCTGATGGCGAAATTCGGCCATGAGCGGCTGATGGTCGGTCTCGTGCTGCGCTATTCTCCTCTTTACCGGGATCTGCGTGCCATCCAGGCCGAGGGC
The nucleotide sequence above comes from Rhizobium sp. Pop5. Encoded proteins:
- a CDS encoding AraC family transcriptional regulator, which codes for MVTESGDDPAAGKGWPAHLERRRWPREPSPQKEHRVDAPPALVPLRFSTHDLPLREQFQSWRSHMAPLVDVHLPDGKSEGDGFLAEQTGWHLGDILIVQQRAQACSYIRDQAMLRSSPIDHWNVGVLRSGRAWTEANRHVTETGPGELFFRSLGYPYRGRMTDTVAVLVFLPYELLTRDASLLQSANNIALSGSLAELLVSYINGLEANLGNLTVEEVSRVIRTIGDMVVACAASSTSLDRGQEQTNMGLMERAHRYIHLNLHSDSLTPDVMCRALGISRTRLYQLFETSGGVFNYIRKHRLLQAYADLTNPTDNRPISEIAEAAGFDVAANFTRAFSHEFGLSPREVRKTIATERPAMPATRSMRRSGTTIGDWLTLAR
- a CDS encoding HlyD family secretion protein, with protein sequence MIWNHRITRIVVGLLLLAVVTVVSLPTITGFTSLDGTVNARFAVVNAPIDGTIAEDPLKVGSPVKAGQSLAEIRNTRVNRAILASLEADRNTALDRVVALKKEREELSALREELSARLEVYKQTTIANLEREVEILRKKVEVSQAQDLVAQVDLNRRMELESKGILTQKLVEAARAAGAATDGEVKISNMTVDQLQQRLDAVRKGIFVFGDGQNDVPYSRQREDEVLVRINDLNSRIAENETRATEVQKQLVKEADRISSLESATAVAPFDGVVWTRSIVSGSNVVLNDELMRLLDCRELFVDILVPEVNYDEIYPGLVAQVRLFGRSDVFKGTVVSVRGSSALVETDSFAASLPPSTQRNARIRVRLDPSFMNDDFANSCQVGRTVQVRFSKHGIDVSNWVKSLWFSIL
- a CDS encoding glycosyltransferase is translated as MVQYLVALVPTLFVLAFFFLGPFNWSRQHTWTRAVTCAFVAVVALRYMFWRLTETVLPYPNDGASFYWVWILFIVEILACVEVILFLVLMSRYVDRSAEADRLARVFFAREQHELPTVDVFIPTYNEPLDVLERTIIGARSLDYPPHKLNVYVLDDQRRDWLRAYCEEKNVIHVTRADNKHAKAGNMNNGLKVSSGEFIAVFDADFVPYRHFLRRTLPFFSDDSIGIVQTPQHFFNVDPVQSNLGLENIWPDEQRLFFDEIAPSRDAWDVSFCCGSCSIARRKSIDAIGGFPTESITEDLLTTLSMLNKGYKTRYLNERLSMGLAAENLTGYFVQRERWCQGGIQTLYLYNGPLRGPGLTLFQRIMFLPASWLVQYLVRFMILLVPIVYLWFGLLPLYFTDVADYVSHQVPLLAAYFLLMLWITPTRYLPVVSSAVGTFATFRMLPTVVSSLVRPFGKPFKVTPKGSGNELNQFDRYSLAWIASMIMITVLGLLVNLVPETSHVQGLFSPVAAWWSGINIVVLLIASLICFEKPRRLFHAFKLDEPAVVNDVPGQVVSLALDKAVVAVPNMARFQSKSVMLKLAGFAPFEAELGQVTQRRRSISRGGDNEDYYLHLYFELSGSARDSMIVKLYTGQYSRDIRDIDKVAVSLNLLLRSFGRTRTL
- a CDS encoding DMT family transporter; protein product: MTIERARNPHPIYFAGAFATGGLLTFMVHLNGELARYGNPLFSSWTAHGTGIIAAIILLLLIRRRGTPKLGKASSAPLWAYFGGISGAATVILTSTAVNSPLGLSGTLALGLGGQVAFSVAADSWGLFGLQKRRPDTRDVVALGLVIMGAALIILFGRGAA
- a CDS encoding DMT family transporter, whose product is MTVFVLLACLGGMLVGLSRQLNGRLSISTTPLIASFWNHAVGFVVLTCLGLFVGGLLPAGAAEAPWYIYLGGPIGVIFVAAGSWAIARIGAVNSALLIIGGQMVTGVAFDYARAVPASFSANAAGIVLIVGGMIVSRGRRKVDGSQ
- the yghX gene encoding YghX family hydrolase, which codes for MTRMTAKDFPQELLELYDYYAHGKITKREFLDRAGKFAVGGVTAAAILASLSPDYALATQVEFTDPDISAEYITYPSPKGNGDVRGYLVRPAKAAGKVAAVVVVHENRGLNPYIEDVARRVAKAGFIALAPDGLTSVGGYPGNDEKGRELQQKVDPEKLMNDFFAAVEFLMYSDLTTGKVGITGFCYGGGVANAAAVAYPELAAAVPFYGRQPRTEDVPKIKAPLLLHYAGLDKGINEGWPAYEAALKASGKTYEAYIYPDVNHGFHNDSTPRYDEAAAKLAWQRTVDWFKKYLA